Proteins encoded within one genomic window of Sphingomonas cannabina:
- a CDS encoding serine hydrolase domain-containing protein: MRIILLATALIAAPAAAQELTPAESSQVDKIVTEALAGTGTPSASIAIVRGGRIVYAKAYGKAAETIPQATPDLPYQIASISKQFTAMAVLLLEDEGKLSLDDKVAKYLPEITGADRITLRQLLDHTSGIRDYWPHDYSPANMAKPTTPQGIVDRWAKQPLDFEPGTQWQYSNTGYVVAGMIVEKVSGRPLLDFLRARIFKPLGMTSVLDQDKAIGPKYPQGYKRFALGPVRVETPAAPGWLYAAGELSMTATDLAKWDIARINRALVPADDWQAQETTTKLKDGKDTSYGLGVFVGTPDGRKMIEHSGEAVGFLSENMVFPDDKAAVVVLTNSWFGNATGTIARGIVRTVMAAPPLPGLEAAAAAKARQVFDQLRAGSLDRKLLTEDANHYFDTTAQADYKASLGALGEPTGFAPAGGPQLRGGYVIRSYRITYPDRVLRLSTFAEPGDNGRFEQFLVSPQS, from the coding sequence ATGCGCATCATCCTTCTCGCCACCGCCCTGATCGCCGCTCCCGCCGCCGCGCAGGAGCTCACCCCCGCCGAGAGCAGCCAGGTCGACAAGATCGTCACTGAGGCACTCGCCGGCACCGGCACGCCCTCGGCCTCGATCGCGATCGTGCGCGGCGGGCGGATCGTCTATGCCAAGGCTTACGGCAAGGCGGCCGAGACGATCCCGCAGGCGACGCCGGACCTGCCGTACCAGATCGCGTCGATCTCCAAGCAGTTCACCGCGATGGCGGTGCTGCTGCTGGAGGATGAAGGCAAGCTCAGCCTCGACGACAAGGTCGCCAAATATCTCCCTGAAATCACGGGCGCTGACCGTATCACGCTGCGCCAGCTGCTCGATCATACCTCGGGCATCCGCGACTATTGGCCGCACGACTACAGCCCCGCCAACATGGCCAAGCCCACCACGCCGCAGGGCATCGTCGACCGCTGGGCCAAGCAGCCGCTCGACTTCGAACCGGGCACGCAATGGCAATATTCCAACACCGGCTATGTCGTCGCCGGCATGATCGTCGAGAAGGTGTCGGGCCGGCCGCTGCTCGATTTCCTGCGCGCGCGCATCTTCAAGCCGCTCGGCATGACCAGCGTGCTCGACCAGGACAAGGCGATCGGGCCGAAATATCCGCAGGGCTACAAGCGTTTCGCGCTCGGCCCCGTCCGCGTCGAGACGCCGGCGGCGCCCGGCTGGCTCTATGCGGCGGGCGAGCTGTCGATGACCGCGACCGACCTCGCCAAATGGGACATCGCCCGGATCAACCGCGCGCTCGTCCCTGCCGACGATTGGCAGGCGCAGGAGACCACGACCAAGCTGAAGGACGGCAAGGACACCAGCTACGGCCTCGGCGTGTTCGTCGGCACGCCCGATGGGCGCAAGATGATCGAGCATTCGGGCGAGGCGGTGGGTTTCCTGTCCGAAAACATGGTGTTCCCCGACGACAAAGCCGCGGTGGTGGTGCTCACCAACAGCTGGTTCGGCAACGCGACCGGCACGATCGCGCGCGGCATCGTCCGAACGGTGATGGCGGCGCCGCCGCTGCCGGGACTCGAAGCCGCGGCGGCGGCCAAGGCGCGGCAGGTATTCGACCAGCTCCGCGCCGGCTCACTCGACCGCAAGCTGCTGACCGAGGACGCCAACCATTATTTCGATACGACCGCCCAGGCGGACTACAAGGCGAGCCTCGGCGCGCTTGGCGAGCCCACCGGTTTCGCGCCGGCGGGCGGCCCCCAGCTGCGCGGCGGCTATGTGATCCGCAGCTACCGCATCACTTATCCCGACCGAGTGCTCAGGCTCTCGACCTTCGCGGAACCGGGCGACAACGGCCGTTTCGAGCAGTTCCTGGTCAGTCCGCAGTCATAG
- a CDS encoding membrane-bound PQQ-dependent dehydrogenase, glucose/quinate/shikimate family: protein MPHRRSWAAIVVGLIVALIGLVLAVGGAWLAAIGGSPYYVITGIAMIVSGVLMIRGRMSGAWLYVAIVVATILWAFWEVSYNAWALVPRIVAPIVLLVAVILIMPTLTARPRRWAIALGSIAAVVVATGVLFTVAGRDRNIALPLPAPGAAMSDPSGQATGADWPAYGGTYAARRYSPLTQINASNVGRLEKVWETHTGGTPTDPAYAKLYGTENTPIKVGNLLYTCTAKNVIVALDPATGKQAWRYDPRVPDEWIPYTTACRGVDYYAVPGAAPGSECAARIIMGTLDSRLIAVDALTGRPCSGFGTNGQTDTKIGMGDVYPGLASINSAPTIVRGVVVVGHQILDGQTRLAPSGVIQGFDAVTGRLRWAWDMMHPEWTGYPPAGQTWARGTPNMWTSTSGDEQLGLVYLPMGNAAVDYWSSKRTPQENAYATSLVALDVTTGKPRWRFQAVKHDVWDYDFGSQATLIDYKGTPAIVVPSKQGDLYILDRATGRSLAPLAEMTVPQGGVEPEQRAKTQLFSKWHTLRKEPLTERDMWGMSPIDQMVCRIQYRRADYRGFFTPPRADRYTVEYPGYNGGSDWGGVSIDPTRGVIVANYNDMPNYVRLVPRAEADKLGIVPRYAMKSKAQLANAHSIDPQWDSPYAVKVNAGWRVKFTGLLCKQPPYGGIRAIDIATGRILWDRPFGTARKNGPFGIASGMPFHIGTPNNGGSVVTAGGLVFIAAATDDLIRAIDIATGKTLWSAPLPAGGQATPAVYEQNGREYLVIFAGGHHFMETKPGDSVIAYALPQTR, encoded by the coding sequence ATGCCACATCGCCGCAGCTGGGCCGCGATCGTCGTCGGCCTGATCGTCGCCCTGATCGGGCTGGTGCTGGCGGTCGGCGGGGCCTGGCTCGCCGCGATCGGCGGCTCGCCCTATTATGTGATCACCGGCATCGCGATGATCGTCTCTGGCGTGCTGATGATCCGCGGGCGGATGAGCGGCGCGTGGCTCTATGTGGCGATCGTCGTCGCGACGATCCTGTGGGCGTTCTGGGAGGTGAGCTACAACGCCTGGGCGCTGGTGCCGCGGATCGTGGCGCCGATCGTGCTGCTGGTGGCGGTCATCCTCATCATGCCGACGCTGACCGCGCGGCCGCGCAGATGGGCGATCGCGCTGGGTTCGATCGCCGCCGTGGTGGTGGCGACGGGTGTGCTGTTCACCGTGGCCGGACGCGACCGCAACATCGCACTGCCGCTGCCGGCTCCCGGCGCAGCGATGAGCGATCCCTCCGGCCAGGCGACCGGCGCCGACTGGCCCGCCTATGGCGGCACCTACGCCGCTCGCCGCTATTCGCCGCTGACGCAGATCAACGCGAGCAACGTCGGTCGACTCGAGAAGGTGTGGGAGACGCATACCGGCGGCACCCCGACCGATCCCGCCTATGCCAAGCTCTACGGAACCGAGAACACGCCGATCAAGGTCGGCAACCTGCTCTACACCTGCACCGCCAAGAACGTGATCGTCGCGCTCGATCCGGCGACCGGCAAGCAGGCGTGGCGCTATGACCCGCGGGTGCCGGACGAGTGGATTCCCTACACCACCGCCTGCCGCGGCGTCGACTATTACGCCGTGCCGGGCGCGGCGCCGGGCAGCGAGTGCGCCGCGCGGATCATCATGGGCACGCTCGATTCGCGGCTGATCGCGGTCGACGCGCTGACCGGCCGGCCGTGCAGCGGCTTCGGCACCAACGGCCAGACCGACACCAAGATCGGCATGGGCGACGTCTATCCCGGCCTCGCCTCGATCAACTCGGCGCCGACGATCGTACGGGGCGTGGTGGTGGTCGGGCACCAGATCCTCGACGGCCAGACCCGGCTCGCGCCCTCAGGCGTGATCCAGGGCTTCGACGCGGTCACCGGCAGGCTGCGCTGGGCGTGGGACATGATGCATCCCGAATGGACCGGCTATCCGCCCGCCGGCCAGACCTGGGCGCGCGGCACGCCCAATATGTGGACCAGCACCAGCGGCGACGAGCAGCTCGGCCTCGTCTACCTGCCGATGGGCAATGCCGCGGTCGATTACTGGTCGAGCAAGCGCACGCCGCAGGAGAATGCCTATGCGACCTCGCTGGTCGCGCTCGACGTCACCACCGGCAAGCCGCGCTGGCGCTTCCAGGCGGTCAAGCACGACGTGTGGGACTATGACTTCGGCAGCCAGGCGACGCTGATCGATTACAAGGGCACGCCGGCGATCGTGGTGCCGTCCAAGCAGGGCGATCTCTACATCCTCGACCGTGCCACCGGCCGCTCGCTGGCGCCGCTCGCCGAAATGACGGTGCCACAGGGCGGGGTCGAGCCCGAGCAGCGGGCGAAGACGCAACTCTTCTCGAAATGGCATACGCTGCGCAAGGAGCCGCTAACCGAGCGCGACATGTGGGGCATGTCGCCGATCGACCAGATGGTCTGCCGCATCCAGTATCGCCGGGCGGATTACCGCGGCTTCTTCACCCCGCCGCGCGCCGACAGATACACGGTGGAATATCCGGGCTACAACGGCGGCAGCGACTGGGGCGGCGTATCGATCGATCCGACGCGTGGCGTCATCGTCGCCAACTACAACGACATGCCCAACTACGTCCGGCTGGTGCCGCGTGCCGAGGCGGACAAACTCGGCATCGTGCCCCGCTATGCGATGAAGTCGAAGGCACAGCTCGCCAACGCGCACTCGATCGATCCGCAGTGGGATTCGCCCTATGCGGTCAAGGTCAACGCCGGCTGGCGGGTCAAGTTCACCGGCCTGCTCTGCAAGCAGCCGCCCTATGGCGGGATCCGCGCGATCGATATCGCCACCGGCAGAATCCTGTGGGACCGGCCGTTCGGCACCGCGCGCAAGAACGGGCCATTCGGCATCGCCAGCGGGATGCCCTTCCACATCGGCACGCCCAACAATGGCGGATCGGTGGTGACCGCGGGCGGACTGGTGTTCATCGCCGCGGCGACCGACGACCTCATCCGCGCGATTGACATCGCCACCGGCAAGACGCTGTGGAGCGCGCCGCTTCCCGCCGGTGGGCAGGCGACGCCCGCCGTGTACGAGCAGAACGGGCGCGAGTATCTGGTGATCTTCGCCGGCGGCCACCATTTCATGGAGACCAAGCCCGGCGACAGCGTGATCGCCTATGCGCTGCCGCAGACGCGCTAG
- a CDS encoding family 78 glycoside hydrolase catalytic domain: MPYRPTTGTGRGGSHIGRLVLLVGAAGLVPGAAAEADAPSALKVEYAAEPLGIDEPAPRLAWRVPTARQAAYRIRVAASPEELAQEKLVWDSGRVASDANAQVAYAGPPLASRTRYWWQVATWDGDGRQSGWSRPGWWEMGLLRPADWSARWIAGPKRTDHDWADLTFESELTMTGASLDLIFRARPVGKTYGEAYVWTLAEEKDGPVLIERVRRYPGGVSSAVKMAELKRVPLAGVMLKGVRHRVTITARGRTITTAIDGKTVDTLTDDAQAHGTIGYAAKEARAAVIHRVRVVGSGSPAFATRFEANDNAFTGGRVEAEGLVVSSGLPNVDIVLPIESPAPLLRRAFTLPAKGIASARLYVAGAGWPKLHLNGVILGASAMGGGFTAYDKRVLYYTYDVTDRLRAGANVLGAELGRGWYGLTDPNEWYFQQAPWHGEPAVKAQLEVTFADGSRQTIATDESWKTISGPTLADSIHRGERYDARLLPVGWDKPGFSDRRWMPATPVEGPKGELHAANLEPIAPVETVAPVSLKEVKPGVWVYDFGRIFAGWVALDVTGPGGRTVSMAASERVGDDGLIVPASGLIDAQLQTDRYTLAGKGRERWEPSFGYHGFRYVQLEGFPGTPTLATLTGKVAHSAVASTGSFASANPLLGEIDQAAIRTILNNMHGFQTDTPTYEKNGWTGDAQASAGAAVRSLDVARVWSKWLADFPDAQAPSGELPEIVPATPYYGYENTPGWNLVWGPTTPWDVAAMILPWELYQTYGDTRVLERMHEVQRRLVDYTATKFAAPDYRGPKISLSEWSAPGSLDFMNARGGGIDAVTSAYFFLEAKLLAQSSQVIGKAADAERYGALAEAIRAAYNKRYWDDANGWYRTLDDKGAAGKPTQIQNVLPLAFGMAPAGREQSVADAIAADVAAQGLKTGVYGTRYLLDLLSDHGHADLAYKLATRTEEPSWGYWLANGHKTMFESWSLGSRSRDHHYFGSIADWLRQRLAGLRPGAPGYRTVQIRPAIPAGLAWASATMATPQGEARSAWKVADGRLTLTATIPMNSAGEVWVSTGFGAITGVPAGAARVREERGAVVYRTGAGTFEFTTGGAR, from the coding sequence TTGCCGTATCGGCCGACAACGGGGACGGGAAGAGGTGGCTCGCATATCGGCCGCCTCGTCCTGCTGGTGGGCGCGGCCGGGCTGGTGCCCGGCGCGGCGGCCGAGGCGGATGCGCCCTCCGCGCTCAAGGTCGAATATGCAGCCGAGCCGCTCGGCATCGACGAGCCGGCGCCGCGGCTGGCATGGCGGGTGCCGACGGCGCGACAGGCCGCCTATCGCATCCGCGTCGCCGCCAGCCCGGAAGAGCTGGCGCAGGAGAAACTGGTGTGGGACAGCGGCAGGGTCGCGTCCGATGCCAACGCGCAGGTCGCCTATGCCGGGCCGCCGCTCGCCTCGCGCACGCGCTATTGGTGGCAGGTCGCGACTTGGGACGGGGATGGGCGCCAGAGCGGATGGAGCAGGCCCGGCTGGTGGGAGATGGGGCTGCTGAGGCCCGCCGACTGGTCTGCCCGCTGGATCGCCGGACCGAAGCGGACCGACCATGATTGGGCGGACCTGACGTTCGAGAGCGAGCTGACCATGACGGGGGCGTCGCTCGACCTCATCTTCCGCGCGCGGCCGGTCGGCAAGACCTATGGCGAGGCCTACGTCTGGACCCTCGCCGAGGAGAAGGACGGGCCGGTCCTGATCGAGCGGGTGCGGCGCTATCCGGGCGGGGTGAGCTCGGCGGTGAAGATGGCCGAGCTCAAGCGCGTGCCGCTGGCCGGCGTGATGCTGAAGGGCGTGCGGCATCGGGTGACGATCACCGCGAGGGGCCGGACGATCACCACCGCGATCGACGGGAAGACGGTCGATACCCTCACCGACGACGCGCAGGCGCACGGCACCATCGGCTACGCGGCGAAGGAGGCGCGGGCGGCGGTGATCCATCGCGTGCGCGTCGTCGGCAGCGGCAGCCCGGCCTTCGCGACGCGGTTCGAGGCGAACGACAACGCCTTCACCGGCGGCCGCGTCGAGGCCGAGGGGCTGGTGGTGTCGAGCGGGCTTCCGAACGTCGACATCGTGCTGCCGATCGAATCCCCGGCGCCGCTGCTGCGCCGTGCCTTCACCCTGCCGGCGAAGGGGATCGCCAGCGCGCGGCTCTACGTCGCCGGGGCAGGCTGGCCGAAGCTGCACCTCAACGGCGTCATCTTGGGCGCGAGCGCGATGGGCGGGGGCTTCACCGCCTATGACAAGCGGGTGCTCTATTATACCTATGACGTGACGGATCGGCTGCGCGCCGGGGCCAATGTGCTCGGCGCCGAGCTCGGGCGGGGCTGGTACGGGCTTACCGATCCCAATGAATGGTATTTCCAGCAGGCGCCATGGCATGGCGAGCCGGCGGTCAAGGCGCAGCTGGAAGTGACCTTCGCCGACGGGTCGCGGCAGACCATCGCGACCGATGAGAGCTGGAAGACGATCTCGGGCCCGACGCTGGCGGATTCGATCCACCGCGGCGAGCGCTACGACGCGCGGCTGCTGCCGGTGGGGTGGGACAAGCCGGGCTTCTCCGATCGCCGCTGGATGCCCGCGACGCCTGTCGAGGGGCCGAAGGGCGAGCTGCACGCCGCCAATCTGGAGCCGATCGCGCCCGTCGAGACCGTCGCGCCGGTATCGCTCAAGGAAGTGAAGCCCGGCGTCTGGGTCTACGACTTCGGCCGCATCTTCGCCGGCTGGGTCGCGCTCGACGTGACCGGACCGGGCGGGCGCACCGTCTCGATGGCGGCGAGCGAGCGGGTCGGTGACGACGGGCTGATCGTCCCCGCCTCGGGCCTGATCGACGCGCAGCTCCAGACCGATCGCTATACGCTCGCCGGCAAGGGGCGCGAGCGGTGGGAGCCGAGCTTCGGCTACCATGGCTTCCGCTACGTGCAGCTCGAAGGCTTTCCCGGCACGCCGACGCTGGCGACGCTGACCGGCAAGGTCGCGCACTCCGCCGTCGCCAGCACCGGCAGCTTCGCCAGCGCCAACCCGCTGCTCGGCGAGATCGACCAGGCGGCGATCCGCACCATCCTCAACAACATGCACGGCTTCCAGACCGACACGCCGACCTATGAGAAGAACGGCTGGACCGGCGACGCGCAGGCTTCGGCCGGCGCGGCGGTACGGAGCCTCGACGTGGCGCGGGTGTGGAGCAAGTGGCTCGCCGACTTCCCCGACGCGCAGGCGCCGAGCGGCGAGCTGCCGGAGATCGTGCCGGCGACGCCCTACTACGGCTATGAGAACACGCCGGGGTGGAACCTGGTGTGGGGACCGACGACGCCCTGGGACGTGGCGGCGATGATCCTGCCGTGGGAGCTCTACCAGACCTACGGCGACACCCGCGTGCTGGAGCGGATGCACGAGGTGCAGCGGCGGCTGGTCGACTACACCGCGACCAAGTTTGCCGCGCCCGACTATCGCGGGCCGAAGATATCGCTGAGCGAATGGAGCGCACCGGGATCGCTCGACTTCATGAACGCGCGCGGCGGCGGGATCGACGCGGTGACCAGTGCCTATTTCTTCCTGGAGGCGAAGCTGCTCGCGCAATCGTCGCAGGTGATCGGCAAAGCTGCCGACGCCGAGCGCTATGGCGCGCTCGCCGAAGCGATCCGGGCCGCCTACAACAAGCGCTACTGGGACGACGCGAACGGCTGGTATCGCACCCTCGACGACAAGGGCGCGGCCGGCAAGCCGACCCAGATCCAGAACGTGCTTCCGCTCGCCTTCGGCATGGCGCCGGCGGGACGCGAGCAGTCGGTCGCAGATGCGATCGCCGCCGATGTCGCCGCGCAGGGGCTGAAGACCGGGGTGTACGGCACCCGCTACCTGCTCGACCTGCTGAGCGACCATGGCCATGCCGACCTCGCCTACAAGCTCGCCACCCGCACCGAGGAGCCGAGCTGGGGCTATTGGCTCGCCAACGGGCACAAGACGATGTTCGAGAGCTGGAGCCTCGGCTCGCGCTCGCGCGACCATCATTATTTCGGCTCGATCGCCGACTGGCTGCGGCAGCGGCTCGCGGGATTGAGGCCGGGCGCGCCGGGCTATCGCACCGTGCAGATACGGCCGGCGATCCCGGCGGGGCTCGCCTGGGCCTCGGCGACGATGGCGACGCCGCAGGGCGAGGCGCGGTCGGCGTGGAAGGTCGCGGATGGCCGGCTGACGCTGACCGCGACCATCCCGATGAACAGCGCGGGCGAGGTGTGGGTGTCGACCGGCTTCGGCGCAATCACCGGCGTGCCGGCGGGGGCGGCGCGGGTGCGGGAAGAGAGGGGCGCGGTCGTCTATCGGACCGGCGCCGGCACGTTCGAGTTCACCACGGGAGGAGCGCGATGA
- a CDS encoding isovaleryl-CoA dehydrogenase, protein MEATLDFGLGETADMIRDTTRRFARERIEPLAARIDAEDWFPRDELWPAMGELGLHGVTVEEEWGGLGLGYLEHVVACEEVSRASASIGLSYGAHSNLCVNQIRRWANPEQKAKYLPKLVSGEHVGSLAMSEAGAGSDVVSMKLRAEKTERGYVLNGTKFWITNAPYADTLVVYAKTGEGSRGITTFIIEKDMPGFSIGQKIEKMGMRGSPTAELVFDDCEVPDENVMGPVNGGVGVLMSGLDYERTVLAGIQLGIMQASLDVVLPYIRERKQFGQPIGHFQLMQAKVADMYVALNSARAYVYAVAKSCDAGLTTRFDAAGAILLASENAVRVSLEAIQALGGAGYTKDWPVERFARDAKLLDIGAGTNEIRRMLIGRELIGAN, encoded by the coding sequence ATGGAAGCCACGCTGGATTTCGGCCTCGGCGAGACCGCCGACATGATCCGGGACACCACCCGGCGATTCGCGCGGGAAAGGATCGAGCCGCTCGCCGCCCGCATCGATGCCGAGGACTGGTTTCCGCGTGACGAGCTATGGCCGGCGATGGGCGAGCTCGGCCTGCACGGCGTCACCGTCGAGGAGGAATGGGGCGGCCTCGGCCTCGGCTACCTCGAGCATGTCGTCGCCTGCGAGGAGGTGAGCCGCGCCTCCGCCTCGATCGGGCTCAGCTACGGCGCGCATTCCAACCTGTGCGTCAACCAGATCCGCCGTTGGGCCAACCCGGAGCAGAAGGCGAAATACCTGCCGAAGCTTGTGTCCGGCGAGCATGTCGGCAGCCTCGCCATGTCCGAGGCAGGCGCGGGCTCCGACGTCGTCTCGATGAAGCTGCGCGCGGAGAAGACCGAGCGCGGCTACGTCCTCAACGGCACCAAATTCTGGATCACCAACGCGCCCTATGCCGACACGCTGGTGGTCTACGCCAAGACCGGGGAGGGCTCGCGCGGCATCACCACCTTCATCATCGAAAAGGACATGCCTGGCTTCTCGATCGGGCAGAAGATCGAAAAAATGGGTATGCGCGGCTCGCCCACCGCGGAGCTGGTATTCGACGACTGCGAGGTGCCGGACGAGAACGTCATGGGCCCGGTCAACGGCGGCGTCGGCGTGCTGATGAGCGGGCTCGATTATGAGCGTACCGTGCTCGCCGGCATCCAGCTCGGCATCATGCAGGCGAGCCTCGACGTGGTCCTGCCCTACATCCGCGAGCGCAAGCAGTTCGGCCAACCGATCGGCCATTTCCAGCTGATGCAGGCCAAGGTCGCCGACATGTACGTCGCGCTCAACTCGGCGCGCGCCTATGTCTATGCGGTGGCGAAGAGCTGCGACGCCGGCCTCACCACCCGTTTCGACGCGGCCGGGGCGATCCTGCTCGCCAGCGAGAATGCGGTGCGCGTGTCGCTGGAGGCGATCCAGGCGCTGGGCGGCGCCGGCTACACCAAGGATTGGCCGGTCGAACGCTTCGCCCGCGATGCCAAGCTGCTCGACATCGGCGCAGGGACGAACGAGATCAGACGGATGCTGATCGGGCGCGAGCTGATCGGGGCGAACTGA
- a CDS encoding TonB-dependent receptor plug domain-containing protein produces the protein MIGMFRTSRDRREIARGLSLAALAGALLWAGTAEAQVAPETANPRQDTVPGEQIDPVAGPDEATAADIVVTGTLLRGVAPTGTNVIGVTRDEVVATGAASSNDLLASIPQIGNFGTVPAGLGNYSNPIVRPNIRNLGASGGSTTLVLMNGHRLVGAGILQTSVDPSVIPPDAIDRVEVIPDGGSSIYGSDAIGGVINFILRKRYDGIGVNARYGFADNYKTFDASAIAGKDWGSGSIYVSYAYAWHDNLLGIDRDYATANNVPRGGADNRSTACPLANITIGTTTYALPGRVPGSLNRCDQTDYADLYPREKRHSVFASLMQELSDGITFSTTAYWSRRDTVTRTAQGSASGTITAANPYFSPIGAELAHSVAFAFDDVFGPSHVSPASFTSYGVTPKFDFELGGGWQLRTQANFGRSENVTTEDSFNATAVTAALAGTSTATALNPYNLSATAPAVLAAINDFVNYGDADQELAEGRAVLDGPLFAVPGGDVRLAVGAEYHYENIRSFTGSGPQAAVVGASSFASRDVKSVFGEVLVPLVGADNRSGGFYSLEISGSVRYDHYSDVGGTTNPKIGITYRPFQALTLRGNYGTSFHAPSLADLGNSVDSRVQVIPFSPFRAPNSSPFDILRPTMAIAGGNADLRPETADTWSLGFDLKPAALPGLIASATYYNVRFKDAISVPPFTSPILFTDPNYASFFILNPTLAQATAAAANLRIDGVPSLAALYAVSSPYVLFLAQRANLGAVNTSGIDFNLAYAHDTSFGSVNASFAGTYTLKRRTQAIQGGDFSNDLKNGYGRLQFVATLGGKVGDLIGRAALNHRSGFPLLGVLPQTRVSSFDTVDLFLGYDLGKVMKDTMLTVNVDNVFDEDPPYLNNATGYTNGSTLGRLVSFGIRTKF, from the coding sequence ATGATCGGCATGTTCAGGACATCACGGGACCGGCGCGAGATCGCGCGCGGATTGTCGCTCGCGGCGCTGGCGGGAGCGCTGCTGTGGGCAGGGACTGCGGAGGCGCAGGTCGCGCCGGAGACGGCGAACCCGAGGCAGGATACCGTGCCGGGCGAGCAGATCGATCCCGTTGCGGGCCCGGACGAAGCGACTGCGGCGGACATCGTCGTCACCGGCACGCTGCTGCGCGGCGTTGCGCCGACCGGCACCAACGTCATCGGCGTGACGCGTGACGAGGTGGTCGCCACCGGTGCCGCCTCGTCCAACGATCTGCTGGCCTCGATTCCGCAGATCGGCAATTTCGGGACGGTGCCTGCGGGTCTCGGCAACTACAGCAATCCGATCGTGCGGCCCAACATCCGCAACCTCGGTGCGTCCGGCGGCTCGACGACGCTGGTGCTGATGAACGGCCACCGGCTGGTCGGCGCCGGCATCCTCCAGACGTCGGTCGATCCGTCAGTGATACCCCCCGATGCGATCGATCGGGTCGAGGTGATCCCCGACGGCGGATCGTCGATCTACGGCTCCGATGCGATCGGCGGCGTCATCAATTTCATCCTGCGCAAGCGCTACGACGGGATCGGCGTCAATGCGCGCTATGGCTTCGCTGACAATTACAAGACGTTCGACGCCAGCGCGATCGCCGGCAAGGATTGGGGATCGGGCTCGATCTACGTCTCCTATGCCTATGCCTGGCACGACAATCTGCTCGGCATCGATCGCGATTACGCGACCGCGAACAATGTCCCGCGCGGCGGCGCCGACAATCGGTCGACCGCATGCCCGCTGGCCAACATCACCATCGGCACCACCACCTACGCCTTGCCGGGCCGGGTTCCGGGCTCGCTCAACCGCTGCGACCAGACCGATTACGCCGATCTCTATCCGCGCGAGAAGCGGCACAGCGTCTTCGCCAGCCTCATGCAGGAGCTGAGCGACGGCATCACCTTCTCGACCACGGCCTATTGGTCGCGGCGCGACACGGTAACCCGCACCGCGCAGGGGAGCGCGAGCGGTACGATTACCGCGGCCAACCCGTATTTCTCGCCGATCGGGGCCGAGCTCGCCCATTCCGTCGCCTTCGCCTTCGACGACGTGTTCGGGCCGAGCCACGTCAGCCCGGCTTCCTTCACCTCATACGGCGTGACGCCCAAGTTCGATTTCGAGCTGGGCGGCGGCTGGCAGTTGCGCACACAGGCCAATTTCGGCCGCAGCGAGAATGTCACCACCGAGGATTCCTTCAACGCGACCGCCGTCACCGCCGCACTTGCGGGGACGAGCACGGCGACGGCGCTCAATCCCTACAATCTCTCGGCGACGGCGCCGGCGGTGCTCGCTGCGATCAACGATTTCGTGAATTACGGCGACGCCGACCAGGAGTTGGCCGAAGGCCGCGCGGTTCTCGACGGGCCGCTGTTCGCGGTGCCGGGCGGCGACGTCCGCCTCGCGGTGGGTGCCGAATATCATTATGAGAACATCCGCTCGTTTACCGGCAGCGGTCCCCAGGCCGCGGTCGTGGGCGCGAGCTCCTTCGCGAGCCGCGACGTCAAGTCGGTGTTCGGCGAAGTGCTGGTGCCGCTCGTCGGCGCGGACAACCGCAGCGGCGGCTTCTACAGCCTCGAGATATCAGGCTCGGTCCGCTACGACCATTACAGCGACGTCGGCGGCACCACCAATCCCAAGATCGGCATCACCTACCGGCCGTTCCAGGCGCTGACGCTACGCGGCAACTATGGGACGTCGTTCCATGCGCCGAGCCTCGCCGACCTCGGCAATTCGGTGGATTCGCGCGTTCAGGTTATCCCGTTCAGCCCGTTCCGCGCGCCGAACAGCTCGCCGTTCGACATCCTGCGGCCGACCATGGCGATCGCCGGCGGCAACGCCGACCTTCGCCCGGAGACGGCCGATACCTGGTCGCTGGGCTTCGACCTCAAGCCCGCGGCGCTGCCCGGCCTGATTGCCAGCGCGACCTATTACAACGTCAGGTTCAAGGACGCGATCAGCGTTCCGCCGTTCACCTCGCCCATCCTGTTCACCGATCCCAACTACGCCAGCTTCTTCATCCTCAATCCGACGCTGGCCCAGGCGACGGCCGCGGCAGCCAACCTACGGATCGATGGGGTGCCGAGTCTGGCGGCGCTCTACGCGGTCAGCTCACCCTATGTGCTGTTTCTGGCGCAGCGCGCCAATCTCGGCGCGGTGAACACCAGCGGCATCGACTTCAACCTCGCCTATGCCCACGACACGTCGTTCGGATCGGTGAACGCCAGCTTCGCCGGCACATACACCTTGAAGCGCAGGACGCAGGCGATCCAGGGCGGCGACTTCAGCAACGACCTGAAGAATGGTTACGGGCGCCTTCAATTCGTTGCGACGCTGGGCGGCAAGGTGGGCGATCTGATCGGCCGCGCGGCGCTCAACCATCGCAGCGGATTTCCGCTGCTCGGGGTGCTCCCGCAGACCCGCGTCTCCTCATTCGACACGGTCGACCTGTTCCTGGGCTACGATCTCGGCAAGGTGATGAAGGACACCATGCTGACCGTGAACGTCGACAATGTGTTCGACGAGGATCCGCCGTATCTGAACAATGCCACCGGCTATACCAACGGCAGTACGCTGGGGCGGCTGGTCTCCTTCGGCATCCGGACCAAGTTCTAG